The nucleotide sequence AGAGTTAATGAGAACTGAACGAAATGGTGAATACCTATAAttgaagcactcaggaggctgaggcaggaggatggacagaCCATCCGGAGTGATATAATGACCTGCTGTCAAAAAGCATAACACCAAAACAAAATGCCACCCACCATAAACGTTAAAAAGCGAATTAAACTGCAGCGAGATGAGCAGGGTGGACCTTAGCTCGGCATGACTGGTGGGTAGTGTGTGGCAGGGATGGTAGGCGAGAATGTACAGGCTCTGACACTGGAGGAGGAAGTTCCTCAGACGCCAGAAGAGGAGGCTTCAGAAGAATCCACCTGCTAACATCACCGCCTTGAACTGTCTGGCCTCCAGGATGGTAAGACAGTACTCTTTTGTTGTGTAAACCACCCAGCCGGTGGTAAGTTGTTGCAGCCCTTGCAAGCAACTAGGTGCTTTCGACCTCTAAATTCTAACAGCCTCatacttttggtttttgttatgtgtctgtgtgtgagcatgtgcacatgagcacatgaGTGTAAGTTCCTCACAGTCTAGACCAGGCTGTAGCTGGTTTACATGgagttggagttgcaggtggttagGAGCAGCCTGAAGTGACTTCCAgtaactgagctcaggtcctctgtagtacaaagtgctcttaaccactgagccagatcTCCAGTTCTCttcataaaactataaaatattttaaataataaaaaaagatcatggattgatgtaggattcccctttgtatgctgtgaatgttttaatgccattggttactaaagaagctgcttgggcctgacaggacagagtaaagccaggcaggaaatctgaacagagatacagagtagacagagtcaaagagatggcatatagctgctgaaggagacagaaccCAGAACCTCACTGGTAGGTGACATCCTTGTgccgatacatagattaatagaaatgggttgatttaagatgtcaGAACTGGCTAAGaatacgcctaagctattggccaaacagtgttgcaattaatatagtttctatgtgattattcaggtctgggtggacAGGAAACATAAGAACACTCTTTGTTTACAATGGTTAAATAACTTCTCGGAGTGGAACTTCTCAAAAATTCAATTTTAATGTAAACAGATCTTCACATTCTCTCTCATcaggtttgtgtgtatgtatgtgtgtctgtgtgcttgtatgtgtgtgtgtgtgtgtgcgtgtgaggggagaGGATACTTCATAGCAGCAGCCTCCAGCATCATATAAGACTTTGTTTTAAACTCAGGCATGAATACACTGATTCCATAcgtgacttcttcctttttatgtGCACTCTTGTTGGAACAGCAGGTAGCATTATGGCAGCCTGGAGGGAGGAAAGCTGGACAGGAAGAGGATACAGGTCTGCCAGCCATGTGGAACCACACATGTTAGGTCCAGAGAGCTCAAGACTGGACTCACTATTCCTGGTGCCTACTGGAGTAAAAATTCCAGTAGGTAGACATTTCCAATGGGAACAAAACCTGCTTTCCCAGCTGATAAAAGACCAAAACTTGctgcaaagaaaggaaaaattcctAGCAGACTGGTCTCCAAGGACATATGGCTAGAAGGACTGCAAACCCTCTACTAAATGGTGACACCTTGCCTGTCTCAGCTGGCTCAGGCTTCTATCATGAAGAAGTATCTTTGACTCAGAGATTTAGTACAAATCGGAAATCTGTTGCTCACAGTTATGGAGTTATGAGGTTTAAGATCCAGGGCTGACAGCGACCTGTTTTTCTTAGGTGGTGATTTCTTGCTGTAGTCTCTCATGGTGGAGGGGTAAACAACCTCCTCCAATCCCCATTTATTAGACTGACTGCACTCTTGTGGCTTCAGGCCCCACTCCTTGCAAGATTTCAACACATGAGTTCAGGGAACACAAGCCGACTGCTTACAGCATGGAGCAGCCCCACAGTTAAGCTCCAGCATGACATAAGTGAGTATAGGTATCTTCCTGGGTTCACAGGCACCTTCAGTATAGACTATATTTCCAGGCTGACTTCACCTCTGCGTGTGGGTGGGCACAAATGATGGTCATGAGGCTGTTTTGGTGGAAGCAGATAAGTGGGACAGAAAGTTTGGACCTTATAGAACACCTGATCCAACATCCTTGTtttggaagagatggagaaaaacacAGCTCACCTCTTGGCTTCCTCCAAGTTTGGGAGGCAGGCACATCAGAGCAAGCCTGCCAAGTATGTGATATGCAAAGCAGAAAAGGAGTTGTGGCTTTCCAAAGTCTCCCCCAGGCTACTGTGAGGGATGGGGACATGAAGATGACTCAGCCATCTCACACACCAAAGCCAGGGGGCAGATGAGGACAATGTACACAAAACActggtgggggtagggggagcgCAACACCAGGGAAACCTGGGATGGGCTAGTGGGGACCATTATGATGCTTTGACCAAACCGAGAGATGCAAAGGCCAAAGCTACAGTGGCGTTGCAGTGAAGACCAGAGGGCCTAAAGAGGCCACACCCTTTCATCCCTGATCAGCCCTTCCCTAAAGCACTGCAttgctactttggagaagagcATGAGGAACCCCTGAGGCAGCGTTTATCTGGAGGCGGTTTCATTTGCGGCACCAATCTAAGCGCTAAGATTGGATCAGAGCTACTCAGTTCCTACTCTATCCTTTGAAGATGGGGCAGATCAAGGTCAGAATTAACAGAGAAAGAGGATCTCAGAGCATCGTGTTAATAAAGTGCAGACTTAGGAGACTTTAATAAAATGTGTGCATTTTAAAgtagtttgcttttctgatttctttcactCCTTGAGGTTCTTCCCCCAAGAAATGTGAGCTTCATCCTTGTTGACAGGGCATTTGCCCTGCCATGTTTGCTCCCGctccccccgcccctccccccgcCTGCCCTTGGAGAACAgccatttattcattatgtaatGTTTCTAtgaaagacaatgaaaaaaacccacaaatattcctctctttcctcctctctggagAAATGATTATGAATCGGTTGCAGAGGAAACCCACGGCAAAAGTTGGATTACAATATTTCTGCTAAATTTACACCGAAACAAAAATGCCAAGTACGTGTTCGGAGCACATTTGAAAAGAAAGACCAAGATCGTGCCTGGCTGTGCTGAGAGATCCAAGTTCCTTTTTCATCCTTGTTGGCCTGTGTGGAGGCAATGATCTCCTAATTGACTTTTACATGTATCTCGGGGCTTTAGAAATTAGTGAAGACTCACTTTCACAAAAACATTCCTGATGCATTTTGGTTCATTATCAGTGACTAATGTGAGTCCACCTAGATgatacctcatttttaaatgcaCATAAAAGCTGACCTCAGCATTTCCTTCTTTCAAAACAGGAAAAGGACTTTTCCAATTTTCAAACTAATTTGGAAAAGGCCTGAGTTGGTATGAACTTCCCCTCTCTAAGATTATGATTCTAGAAAtctaaaccttttcttttttcctgcccctttaaaaagattatttcaaatcctctttgttttctgtttttctgactcTTCCGTCCACTTGTATTTGCCTGCTGTTTTCTATCAGGCTGAACACCCTTCTAAGGTCGCCACCAGCATGGCTTCCAGGTATTTAGACCCCACAAGTAAACACGACTTATCATACAGCTAGAAATCATGAACTAAGAACAGACTGAAAATTCATTTGAGGGCAATGATTAAAAGTCACAAAAAACCCGAAGCCAAACTTGGCCAGCTCCTGCAGAGCCTGGTGAGAGCTGCCCTGTTCTTTCCCTACACCTCTTGGTTCTGATCACTGAGTCTGGAAATGACCTAATTCAGAGAGCAGAAGGCACAAAAGGCAGTTCTTCTTTTCACCATCTCTGGGGAGCTGAAAGGGAGCAGATGTCCTTCCGGGCCCAGAGAAAAGTTATGGGACATTTCAAAGTTTGTCTTTTGCACATTGAGAACCGAATCTAGAGCTTCACCCACACCAATGTGCTGGGTCATGCCAGCCCTCCGCCCTGGGAGACACAGTACAGACACACCAATGTGCCGGGTCATGCCAGCCCTCCGCCCTGGGAGACACAGTACACACACCAATGTGCCAGGTCATGCCAGCCCTCCGCCCTGGGAGACACAGTACAGACACACCAATGTGCCGGGTCATGCCAGCCCTCCGCCCTGGGAGACACAGTACAGACACACCAATGTGCCGGGTCATGCCAGCCCTCCGCCCTGGGAGACACAGTACAGACACACCAATGTGCCGGGTCATGCCAGCCCTCCGCCCTGGGAGACACAGTACAGACACACCAATGTGCCGGGTCATGCCAGCCCTCCGCCCTGGGAGACACAGTACAGACACACAAGCAAAGCTCACTTACAACTCCGAGAGAGCTACACGCAAGGGCTAAAAACTTGAGCCACTCGATCTCCTCCGTGAAGCGACCCACGTTCATCACACTGTTAAACAGATCTGTTGGGAGATTCAGCACCTTCCACATCTGGGCCAGCTCGTCTGCATGGATGATCAGTCGGCCAGCAACCTTCAGGACAGGGGACACACAAGAGACACATGAGAGCCTCAAACAAGATGCCCTGAGTtttcccagcactaggaggggggtggggagctggagaggccagaggatccCACTGGACAGTTATCTTTGCGAGGCTGTGAcacagttttaatatttttaaattccagaCATCAGAATTATGGTCAAGAGATCCATTTATAGTACATTCCATTTGTAAATGATGCCTTTATGGTCTCTAGTTTTGTTCTTAGGTTGCCCGTGTAAGGAAGACAAGTCGACAGAGGCTTGAAGAAAATGCCTGAGACCTTTAATAAATCAAGAATGACATTGTCTCTCTCAGACTATACAGGGTTCTCTGCACTTAGtccctgtatatatatatatacatatatatatacatacatatatatatacatatatatccctcCTGTCTCTGAAAGAGTGATATGTGGTACCTGATGACTGACCTACAGGGTTTAGCATGGATGTCTAACATTGTTGGGTCCAGGAACTTGAGAGCTCTGCCATGTTCACTCCACAGAAAACTCGGCAGTTAGAAAGCGGACGGAAAAGGATGGGTGGCAGTTAGCTAATGGCACGGTGAGGTGCAGATGCCCCATTAAGTGTCCCAACCCTTTGCCAGGGCCTCTGAGCCCAGGGAAAAGCTGGAACTCTGGAACCCAAGCTCCAGTGGGTCCCCGGTCACCCAAGCCTCCCCTAAAGTGGGGCACCATGCCGCTCAACCATATCCTGGGAACTGGACCAACCACCAGTTTCTCAAGCCAGTCCCTCCTTTCCCATCACAGGCCAACTCCTGGGAGAATGTGTGGGGATTGGTACGCTTTGTCctgaaggctgggcagtggtgaaaGTAGAGTCTGCACCTTCTCCAGATTGTGCGAGATCTCTCCTGGTCTGGATCCATCACGGAGATGCTGAGGAGCCTGGGGAGTTACTATCTCTAGGCTAGGCAGCATTCATTCCACTGAGCCCCTAAATAGTCTTCCAGATTCGGGGAAATCTGTGGTGACCTCAGGAGACAGCCCATCATCCATCAGTTTCTTCCATACTGATTCCTGTTTCTCTGAAGGAAGCCCTTTTAGGCCAGGCTTTAGTAAACTTTGGGGGTAGCGCTGATGGCTACCTGCCTGCCAGAAGCACAGGTAACCCGTGCCGAACCCATTCAGTCTCCACACCATCCGTGAATTCTCCATACCCGAGAATGCAGGACCTTCAACAGCTCGGGGGTCAGCTCAGCCCAGTTGGACAAAGTGACTTGCTCAGACCTCTCTCTCACCGGGGGCATCTCTCCACGGGACATGGCCCCAAAATACCTGCAGAGAAAAGGGAGTAGAGGAAGGCTCGCAGGCTCCAGTGACCGCTCGAtagtttatttacttttctttccttttcctttcggAGGAAGTGAGTAGTTAAGAAGCAGTATTTTACCACCTTTAGTTCGTTTGCATACGGACAAAGTCTGATTGTGTTATTTCCACTTTAAGGTATGAAGAACGCTTAGGGAATGAAagggttttcttttctctaagaATAATGGGGAATAATCAAGAAAACGTTGGCAAGCCATCACCCGAGGCATGTTCAGTCACCCCGCCCATCCCTTCTTAGTATTTTATTCACACGCACAGACAAACGGAGATCCTAGGACATTTATAggatatctgtatgtgtgtgtttggcagGTGGGGGCAAGGTGCGTCTATGAAAACAAGAGCACATGGAATGTGCCGGGGGTGAGTGAGGCCGGCATGGGACCTCAGCAAAGGGGAGAAGCGCAGTAAGATACGTCAAGGAGGGGATAAAACAACCTGATATGGTGCGTACAAGgcaccccttctctcttccctcagaaCTTACTTAAATATGGCTGCTGTGTGTCGCAGCTTTGTGGGATGGACTTGATTTGGGGGTGATGTGAAAGACAGGTCAGGTCCTATTTCAAGACTGGCATGATAGGAAATCAGCCTCCTGCCACAGGGAGAGGACGTGGGCAACAAGATGCCAGGGTCTGTCCCCATCAAAACATCCGCCCCTTCCTGCCCTCACTCCATTCCTTTCTTCAGGAGCAGGTAGCATAAAATACAGAGCGTGTTTTATAAAAGGCCTCTGTAGGCTCAGTATACATGACAGAGCTAACTATTGCTCATCTCTGAGACACAAGACAAGCAGGACTAAAGAGACGTGGATCCAAACAGTAACTTCTAGTCCCTGGCTGGAGGTCCTCAGCTGTAGAAATACTTTGATGCTTTTGAGCCTTTACCTGGGAACTCTCTGGAGGCAGACCAGTGTTTGGGTGGGGACAGATACAATGGGACACCTAGAACGGGATTGTGGCCTCTGACTTTACAACCAGATGAGGAGATGAAATGGCAGGAATAGCAATACCATGGCACCATTATACAGATGTACCTGGGTGGAGTTACTCTTGGCACTCTCGGAGGAACAGTATTTGAGTTGTGTTATTGGTTAGAAATAGGCGGAAACAAAGCCGCATCCATGGACTCGTCCCTCTAAATCTCTGAGCTCCATTTGCAAGTGAATGATGCCACGGCTATGGTTGGAGAGATTTAGGCTCTCACACTGCCTGCTGCAGGACAAACTGGCATCTGCCCCGCTGATGCCCGGAGAGTTGGCTTCTACATTGTTGGGGCACAGGGGGAGGAAATTCCTGCGTGTGATGAACTAAATACTTATTTTATCCTGGAGATACCTGATGGCGTTCCATGTGCTGGAACCCTACAAATTTGGGAGCCACAGAAAATGAGTGGTTGAGAGCTTTTGATATCTAAATGGGATGCAGAATGTTCTTAGACCATGCTCTTTTTGACTGCAGTTGAAGTACAGACTGATCTTGCACGGATgtcttaaaaaaatgtgtatctaTCACACTACACAGTATGGAGCAAGCAGGCTACAGCGGCAGAAAGTTATTCTCCATAAATGTCAGGGACAATATCaagaaatgtcatttttcttcCGATAACCGAGGAGCACAAGAACAATCAAATGGAGTTTTAAGCAATCATATGGCATAATACAAAATCTGTCTATGCCAAAAGAAATTAGTCTTCTGACATTAAAGTGTAATCTTAGAGGTAATACATACAGTTCAAAATAGAAAACGACACGGGAGTCATGACTAAGCAAAGCAACTCCCTTTAGGCCTTTTAAATCGCACCAGGGCTTTACTTTCTCAAAGGCTTCCTACTGGCTCAACCTGGGAGCGGGGGAGTTTATGCCTCTTGAAAGGGCTCCACAGCTTGTCTCCACCACCTGCTGGAcgcacccccacacaccccaggTTCTCTTTCCCCAAGCCCTTTCCCTCCACAGACCGAGGTATCTTCCCGCAGAGGCACCGCTAAGGAAGTAACCCGCCAGTGAGAGAAACAGCTAGAAAAGGACCTGGGAGCGTCTTGTTAGCTCCCAGATCAGGCACCGAGGCTGCCCAGTTTGCAGCAGGCACGTGTAAAAAGCAGTTTCATAGTTGAGAGGCTTTCTACGTGAAGCGGCCACGGTGAGGTCAGCCCGCTGTGTAAGTTCACCCACTGAGCAGCCTCCAGGGGCCCTTCGAGGAGCAAGGGTGCTAGAGGCACACCGTGGAGCCCAACTTGACCTCGTCACCCAGTTCTGCCTCTTTTTCCAGAAAGTCATGTGACCACGGACATCTTCATGCAGAGGGGAGGGATCAgttttagttagtttttttttttttaatcaataacagACCCCCTCCACCACCCCCCAGACGGGATGCAAAGCGTCTTTATTCTGGCACAGGTTTGAGTTTCCACAGCCATGAAGGAAGGTGTTTCATTAATCAGAGGGAACCAGCTCGGAGAGAgactacctcctcctcctccctttggAATCGCGCACCGCCCCACTAGGTGTACTGCTGCCATCTAGCGGTGAGAAGAGGATAAATTGAGGCGTAAACCAAGGAAAGGTGAGTTGAGCTGCAAGCCAGATTCCCAGGCCCCTTCCAAACAGGACAAGCTGATGGGAGGCAAGGATGGCCTAGGTGGTCGTGTGCTAAGTGTGACGGTAAACTAACTGGTAGTCTTTACCCCAGGACACTTGGCCTACTTCCTCCTTTGCTACGAGCTTAGGGAAGGGCATCCCATCCTCTCTCTGTttgatgcatttatttttaaaactcagcttCTCCTTAACAGCCTGATTGCCTGACTGAGGGTTTGCCAACCTCTTCGGTTTCCCACAAACCCTCTTTCCTCACCCTTGCCCTCTGGTAGGAACAACTTACTCTGCCGCCCACTGGATGAGATCCGGAGGCTGCGACCGAATGGCAGCTTTGGTAAACTGCTTCAGCAGTTCCGGCAGCTCCGGTGGGATGCATACTTGCTTGTCTGTCTGAGGCATTGATCGCTTCACCTAAGCGCAAGACAAAACAGAACACGGGGATTGTATTTGAGTCATCAGCAATCACGAACTGTAAAAGGAGAAGGATTTATatgatctgaagagaaaccagagtatAGCAATCATGAACTGTAAGAAAGCGGTCTGGAATAAGAGGTCCCACAGACCTGATATAATACTTGTTTTGGATGATAGGCTAGCCCACAAGATATATGCAGTCTAGAAAGGAGAGACACTGATCTTTACATTGTGCtgtatgctttgttttgtttgtttttgtttttttgagatagggtttctctgtgttacagctctagctgtcctggaactagcttttgtagaccaggctggccttgaactcacagagatctgctgcctctgcctcctgagtgctgggattaaaggcgtgcgccaccgcctggctacatTGTGCTGTAAATAATTATGTCCTTTACATGAAAAAACACAAGTACTTAAAAAATAGAAGCCAGCAGAAGTAAACAAAAACATCCCTTAATATGTCATCCCCAAATCTACATacgtatagtgtgtgtgtgtgtaaataaaagACAGGGTTACACAAAGCAGCTTATGTAGCACCGAATCATGAACACCTTTCTGTGTTCCCTCAACACTTCCCTGGATGAGAACTGTAGCAAAACTGGCTCCATGAGTCCTATTCTATGATTTGACACTAGGTCTTTTCCAAATCAAGGCCATTATCAAACAGTCAGTTGATGAACCACACTCTTTATATTTGTGTCTTCTTGTCTAACACTTTCATGTTATATCAACATGAGAATCTACAGATGGAATACACTCCTCTACACAAACAAAGGATTCAAAGTCTCTGAAGGAGGCAGACTCAAAAGAGTAAATTGTCCCAGCTTCAAAACACTGAGATGGCTGACAGATCTCAGTAAGCACCTTGTGTACTGCCTTGCTGAGCTTGCAgtaaagagagagaaatcttcAGCTGTCAAATCAAGAACGTGACAGAGAGCCCAGAATGGGGAACACATGAAGATTTTGAGCTGACCTGGAGGCAAATGTGGCTGGAAAGAACTTGAATGTGGGCTAAAAAGGCAGTTCAAGGAGGGGAGGGACCAGGGATTGGCCCACCAACAAGAAGTGACTGAACTAAAGGACACtctccttttctggcctgcacTTGAGACCCCACAGGAACATCATCTTTGGTGTGGGTGCAAAGAATAACATCTTTAGTGTAAGAACGCAGATCGGAAACAATTGTGTGTAGGGTCACACACTGAGAGCTGGCTCCATAGATTTTTGTGGGGAGAGAAAACGGTCCCAAGAGGGTGACATCACACAAAAGAGCTAAGTTTAGATTGATGCCAACAATGCCTACTTGGGAAACCCCAAGACAATCGATAACTGTGGTCTTAGGTTGGTGGCGTTTcactactttttgttttgttttgaagacagggtttctctgcaacttTGGAGTCtctccctggaacttgctctgcagacaagctggcttcgaactcacagagatctgcccgactttgcctcctgagtgctgggatgaaaggcatatgCCACACACCGACTGGCCTTGCcactactttttatttattcatttatttggaagATGAGGATAAAGACGTTTAATTTTAGACTTCATAAAATGTCAACTATGTGTACATTTTACTAATACTTCTCACAAGCCAATATAGAAGAAAGATTAAAAACGTCATAAAAGTAACTACTAGGtatataaaaaggagaaacagaacTTAAGTACACCCAATGATCcttcacacaaaacaaacaaacaaaaccccccaaacccaaaacatCTTGatcaattcaaaataaaacaaaaaacgaGGTGGGGAGGAAACCGAGGAAATGTAGACTAATAAGACAGTTGAGAAGAATCCATGCTGATCTCTAACCACAATGAAAGGAAGTAGCCTTAAGTGAAAGACAGAAATCTGATGTAAACTCTAGGGACAGTCAAAGCTGAGAAAGCCTGCACAGACACAGAACCGTGGAAGGTGAACAGACACAAACCACCAACCAACCAGATTGAGATGTTGGGTTAGATGTCACTATGGCTAAGAGAGACTTAAGGCAAACCACTTTAGGAGAAAGATTTCCTGTGTCACGATAAAGTCTATGGATACTGCCTTCACAGGACCATTCTGAGTCTGGAGATACATCACCATGGGGGACTCTCACGGTGCCCAGGGGAAAGCAGGGCATTGTTTGGGATCctctaaattatataaatataataataatgatcaGGGGTGAT is from Microtus pennsylvanicus isolate mMicPen1 chromosome 1, mMicPen1.hap1, whole genome shotgun sequence and encodes:
- the Ropn1 gene encoding ropporin-1A, encoding MPQTDKQVCIPPELPELLKQFTKAAIRSQPPDLIQWAAEYFGAMSRGEMPPVRERSEQVTLSNWAELTPELLKVLHSRVAGRLIIHADELAQMWKVLNLPTDLFNSVMNVGRFTEEIEWLKFLALACSSLGVTIAKTLKIVCEVLSGDNDGGSPRIPFSTFQFLYTYIAEVDGEISSSHVSRMLNYIEQEVIGPDGLIKVNDFTQNPRVRLE